A single window of Rubripirellula lacrimiformis DNA harbors:
- a CDS encoding sulfatase-like hydrolase/transferase, with amino-acid sequence MNTRSRTCFPWKLAAQCPVPSIALAMVLLCGSTSLAAKPNFVITIADDHGVHHSSVYGSSEFQTPNLQQMAEEGIRFDNAYVASPACAPSRAALFTGRMPYSNGVVGNHEIDLKPGVVSLLPTLLEQGYEVVFHGKVGHAGRKHFGQYVPDGVKILGGGGLQQTMTLDQVETFLQQRPEDAAPLALFLGWTDTHTAWPPKEEARIAPEDVVIPPKIFDTPEARVEMTRYVEGAEDIDRRVGQTRQLIAQHLDVDNTLVVYTSDHGMPWPFAKWSLYETGIRTPLIAVWPGKIQPSSSTDAMVSWIDLMPTLIDLAGGTSPPGIDGRSFAKVLFGETDKHRDVIFATHKGDNEKNVYPIRSVRVGKWKYIRNLHPEFAYTTHTDVWAKESPRDPKHWAHAGHHWQSYIEAAKTDPEAAAFLHDYHSSPAEELYQIEQDPYEQNNLAGSPDHAAKLAELRAMVTKRMEEVGDDESLSGPPQLLKDFALPPTAGDKIFDEVDGTVIIEMESTQSPLGNWKKRTTLDPFTGSGYLEFMGNNPGVGAPDSPLNYDFQINTPGDYWISIRSHKRLTADDGVTARSDMCNDCYVRVEGDYVSADPTLPLEWLQKDTKFWGNAADLNWKNWSSKVVGDHDMIKTVRYRFQAGKQYRLVVSGRAQRFSLDRIVITRIGDQRFNESGNESRLVTTWQQAEVQEVGQDKFAVWQPLSISFDGPRASETDDSPNPFLDYRLQVQFVGPSGQTYEVPGYFDGDGNGGKSGNQWTVKFTPDEQGVWNYQASLRSGPDVAVSLMDAPGQAANLKHASGTLTVQPRDDSASGFSKWGRLEYVGGHYLKFRDGPYWIRGGVDSPENFLAYAGFDNTPASHRYADHASDWQDGDPDWNGGSGKAIIGAINSLADQQVNSLYFLTMNIGGDGGDVWPWSGKPARKGSPTDDNRHFDLSKLRQWETVFAHAQRKGIHLHFVFNEAEEANKKELDDGELGIERKLYYREMVARFGHHNALSWNLCEEYNLGFDLGPERVRSFADYVGAVDPYDHPITVHSAHDPLKELEFTFGDPRFSMTSIQLNQRRIDTLVEDFRTATAAAGRPLPISMDEFTLDVGQDASWRPFDRPELHRRQKLWPTLLSGGQIEFILEDLLKTESFKTANRQALWNSVAIARTFMEEHLPFWEMSPADELVEGESTLKVGLGAGKSFPLNAQVFCKPGHVYAIYYPTASKTGQLDLSSDDGKFQARWYNPRTGQFEGTTAILHAGNWIPLPTAPSAPNQDWVLLLTIENDKRRNER; translated from the coding sequence ATGAATACCCGCTCTCGCACCTGCTTTCCGTGGAAGCTTGCTGCACAATGTCCTGTGCCATCCATCGCCCTCGCCATGGTGCTGCTGTGCGGGTCGACATCCTTGGCCGCGAAGCCGAACTTTGTGATCACCATCGCCGATGATCACGGCGTGCATCATTCGTCGGTGTATGGATCCAGCGAGTTCCAAACGCCCAACCTTCAACAAATGGCGGAAGAGGGGATTCGATTCGACAACGCCTATGTCGCATCGCCAGCCTGTGCGCCCAGTCGCGCGGCACTTTTCACGGGTCGAATGCCCTACAGCAACGGCGTCGTTGGTAACCACGAGATCGATCTCAAACCCGGTGTCGTTTCGCTGTTACCGACACTGTTGGAACAAGGGTACGAAGTCGTCTTCCATGGCAAGGTTGGGCACGCCGGCAGGAAGCACTTCGGCCAATACGTGCCCGACGGTGTCAAGATTCTCGGCGGCGGCGGTTTGCAACAAACGATGACGCTGGATCAGGTGGAAACGTTTCTGCAGCAACGCCCTGAAGACGCTGCACCGCTGGCCCTATTCCTTGGCTGGACAGACACGCACACCGCGTGGCCGCCCAAAGAGGAGGCCAGAATCGCTCCCGAAGACGTCGTCATTCCGCCCAAGATCTTCGACACGCCCGAAGCCAGGGTGGAAATGACACGATACGTCGAAGGAGCCGAAGATATCGACCGCCGCGTCGGCCAAACTCGACAACTGATCGCCCAACACCTGGACGTGGATAACACCCTGGTCGTTTACACCTCGGACCATGGGATGCCGTGGCCGTTCGCGAAATGGTCTCTCTACGAAACCGGAATCCGCACCCCTTTGATTGCGGTTTGGCCCGGCAAGATCCAGCCCAGTTCGTCGACCGATGCGATGGTCAGTTGGATTGATCTGATGCCGACACTGATCGACTTGGCCGGGGGAACATCGCCCCCTGGCATCGACGGACGGTCGTTCGCCAAGGTGTTGTTTGGCGAAACCGACAAACATCGCGACGTGATCTTCGCAACGCACAAAGGCGACAACGAAAAGAACGTCTACCCGATTCGCAGCGTCCGGGTGGGCAAATGGAAATACATCCGCAACCTGCACCCGGAATTCGCCTACACCACCCACACCGACGTGTGGGCCAAGGAATCCCCGCGTGACCCCAAGCACTGGGCGCACGCCGGCCACCACTGGCAATCGTACATCGAGGCAGCAAAGACGGACCCCGAGGCGGCCGCGTTCCTGCATGACTATCACAGCAGTCCTGCCGAAGAGCTTTATCAAATTGAACAGGACCCGTACGAACAGAACAACCTTGCGGGATCGCCTGACCATGCAGCGAAGCTAGCCGAATTGCGAGCGATGGTTACCAAGCGAATGGAAGAAGTCGGCGATGACGAATCGCTCAGCGGACCGCCACAGTTACTGAAAGACTTCGCACTGCCACCCACGGCAGGTGACAAGATATTTGACGAGGTTGACGGAACAGTCATCATCGAAATGGAAAGTACACAGTCGCCGCTGGGCAATTGGAAAAAGCGTACGACGCTGGATCCATTCACCGGCAGCGGCTACCTGGAATTCATGGGCAACAACCCCGGCGTGGGTGCTCCCGATTCACCGCTGAACTACGACTTTCAAATCAACACGCCGGGTGACTATTGGATCTCGATCCGGTCCCACAAACGATTGACGGCCGACGATGGAGTCACCGCACGTAGTGACATGTGCAATGACTGTTACGTTCGTGTCGAGGGAGATTACGTATCCGCGGACCCGACACTGCCGTTGGAATGGCTGCAAAAGGACACGAAGTTCTGGGGGAATGCGGCCGACTTGAACTGGAAAAACTGGTCCAGCAAGGTTGTCGGTGACCACGACATGATCAAAACAGTGCGATACAGGTTTCAGGCGGGCAAGCAATACCGACTGGTTGTATCCGGACGGGCACAGCGTTTCAGTCTGGATCGGATTGTCATCACTCGCATAGGAGATCAGCGATTCAACGAGTCGGGCAACGAATCTCGACTGGTGACGACCTGGCAGCAGGCGGAAGTTCAGGAAGTGGGGCAAGACAAATTTGCCGTGTGGCAACCGTTGTCCATCTCTTTCGATGGTCCCAGGGCATCGGAAACCGACGATTCCCCCAACCCGTTTCTCGACTATCGACTGCAGGTTCAGTTCGTTGGGCCATCGGGACAAACCTATGAGGTACCCGGCTACTTCGACGGCGATGGAAACGGAGGCAAATCGGGGAACCAGTGGACCGTCAAATTCACTCCGGATGAACAAGGCGTATGGAACTACCAAGCCTCGCTAAGAAGCGGACCCGATGTCGCCGTCTCGTTGATGGACGCCCCGGGTCAGGCCGCGAACCTAAAGCATGCTAGCGGAACGTTGACCGTGCAGCCGCGGGATGATTCGGCATCCGGATTTTCAAAGTGGGGCCGATTGGAATACGTCGGTGGTCACTACCTAAAGTTCCGGGACGGCCCGTATTGGATTCGCGGCGGCGTGGACAGTCCAGAGAACTTCCTTGCCTATGCAGGGTTTGACAACACGCCCGCAAGCCACCGTTACGCCGATCATGCTTCGGATTGGCAAGACGGCGATCCAGACTGGAATGGCGGCAGCGGGAAGGCCATCATCGGTGCGATCAACAGCCTTGCCGACCAGCAGGTCAACAGCCTGTACTTTCTGACGATGAACATCGGTGGCGATGGCGGCGACGTGTGGCCGTGGTCGGGAAAGCCAGCACGCAAAGGCAGCCCAACGGACGACAACCGCCACTTCGATCTCAGCAAGCTACGGCAATGGGAAACCGTCTTTGCGCACGCACAGCGAAAAGGGATCCATTTGCACTTTGTATTCAATGAAGCGGAGGAGGCCAACAAGAAAGAGCTCGATGACGGTGAACTTGGTATCGAACGAAAGCTTTACTATCGCGAAATGGTCGCTCGATTCGGTCACCACAATGCGTTGAGCTGGAATCTGTGTGAGGAATACAATCTTGGTTTCGACCTCGGGCCCGAACGAGTTCGTTCGTTTGCCGACTATGTCGGTGCGGTTGATCCCTACGATCATCCCATCACCGTCCACTCCGCGCACGATCCATTGAAGGAGCTCGAGTTCACATTCGGCGACCCACGTTTTTCAATGACATCGATTCAACTGAATCAACGTCGGATCGATACTCTGGTCGAAGATTTCCGAACGGCAACCGCCGCCGCTGGTCGTCCATTGCCGATATCGATGGATGAGTTCACGCTAGACGTTGGACAGGATGCATCATGGAGACCGTTCGATCGTCCCGAGTTGCATCGCCGACAGAAGCTTTGGCCAACCTTGTTATCGGGAGGACAGATCGAATTCATCCTGGAGGACCTGCTGAAGACCGAGTCGTTCAAGACAGCCAATCGTCAAGCACTATGGAACAGTGTGGCGATCGCACGAACCTTCATGGAAGAACACCTGCCATTCTGGGAGATGTCACCGGCCGATGAATTGGTCGAAGGCGAATCGACTCTGAAGGTCGGGCTGGGTGCAGGAAAATCGTTTCCATTGAACGCTCAGGTCTTCTGCAAACCAGGTCACGTCTACGCGATCTACTATCCAACCGCATCGAAGACAGGGCAACTCGACTTGAGCAGCGATGACGGGAAGTTTCAAGCAAGGTGGTACAACCCCAGAACCGGTCAGTTTGAAGGAACCACTGCGATCCTGCACGCGGGAAATTGGATTCCGCTTCCCACTGCACCATCAGCACCAAATCAGGATTGGGTGCTGCTACTAACTATCGAAAACGATAAAAGAAGAAACGAACGATGA
- a CDS encoding sulfatase produces MKTTCLIALALVVAAWIPQPTAHAEKPNVLFLIADDLNTALSGFGHKQCKTPNLDRLAQRGVKFENMHCQYPVCGASRASIMSGLYPYSNLTLANDGTLRGSMPEVVTLSQTFRSNGYYAGRVSKIYHMRIPFEIIDGTAESDDPFSWDEAINIQALEQNAPGELTNWSPKDKGSQTFAGVIASGGDSDHADGMAADRAIEMLEQIKDKPFFLAVGFVRPHVPLVAPKKYFDQYNRDEMEAPVVPENDLDDVPGVIRGYKSNSTTYGVTPELHKGLLQAYYASVSYMDAQVGRVLDALEEKGLAENTIVVFTSDHGYLLGHHHKFQKQHLFEEATRVPLIISVPWLKDQHGRGTTKITELVDLYPTLADLADLPAPDAIQGTSLKPLLLDTESPSWMKELAFTISRSGGESIRTADWRFTQWGFGEKGLELYDLKQDPGEFTNLAKDPQYASVVNMLRAQLIAKRDAAGFKQNRNAIIGKQGKGGSKE; encoded by the coding sequence ATGAAAACGACTTGTCTGATAGCTTTGGCACTCGTCGTAGCGGCGTGGATCCCGCAGCCAACGGCACACGCCGAGAAGCCGAACGTGCTGTTCCTGATCGCCGATGACCTGAATACTGCCCTGAGTGGTTTTGGGCACAAACAGTGCAAAACGCCGAACCTCGACCGGCTCGCTCAGCGCGGTGTGAAGTTCGAGAACATGCACTGTCAGTACCCCGTTTGCGGTGCGTCGCGTGCGTCGATCATGTCCGGCCTGTATCCGTATTCGAATCTGACGCTGGCCAACGACGGCACATTGCGAGGCAGCATGCCCGAGGTGGTGACGCTGTCGCAGACTTTCCGTAGCAACGGCTATTACGCGGGACGAGTCAGCAAGATCTACCACATGCGGATCCCGTTCGAGATCATCGATGGAACCGCGGAAAGCGATGATCCCTTCTCATGGGACGAAGCGATCAACATCCAAGCTCTGGAACAAAACGCTCCCGGCGAACTGACGAACTGGTCCCCCAAAGACAAAGGGTCGCAGACCTTTGCCGGCGTGATCGCATCCGGCGGAGACAGCGACCACGCCGATGGAATGGCAGCAGATCGGGCCATCGAGATGCTTGAACAGATCAAAGACAAACCGTTCTTCCTGGCGGTGGGATTCGTGAGACCGCACGTGCCTCTTGTCGCGCCGAAAAAGTATTTCGACCAATACAACCGAGATGAAATGGAAGCACCGGTTGTGCCGGAAAATGATCTGGACGACGTGCCAGGCGTCATCCGCGGCTACAAAAGCAACAGCACCACGTACGGGGTGACGCCGGAACTGCACAAAGGGCTGCTGCAGGCCTACTACGCCAGCGTTTCTTACATGGACGCACAGGTCGGACGCGTCCTGGATGCACTGGAAGAAAAGGGCTTGGCAGAGAATACGATCGTCGTGTTCACCAGTGATCACGGCTACCTTTTGGGGCATCACCACAAGTTCCAAAAGCAACACCTGTTCGAAGAGGCCACGCGAGTGCCGTTGATCATCAGCGTGCCGTGGCTGAAAGATCAGCACGGGCGCGGCACGACAAAGATCACCGAACTGGTCGACCTCTATCCGACTCTGGCGGACCTGGCCGATTTGCCTGCTCCCGACGCCATCCAGGGAACCAGTTTGAAACCACTGCTACTGGACACCGAATCCCCTTCCTGGATGAAAGAGCTGGCATTCACGATCAGCCGCAGCGGCGGTGAATCCATTCGCACAGCCGACTGGCGTTTCACTCAGTGGGGCTTTGGCGAGAAAGGTTTGGAACTGTACGACCTGAAACAGGACCCGGGCGAATTCACAAACCTGGCAAAGGATCCGCAGTACGCCTCGGTGGTAAACATGCTGCGAGCGCAACTGATCGCAAAACGCGATGCAGCAGGCTTCAAGCAAAATCGGAACGCGATCATCGGCAAGCAAGGCAAGGGCGGATCCAAGGAGTAG
- the arsB gene encoding ACR3 family arsenite efflux transporter produces MTQPPACPADEKGIGFFERYLTVWVGLCIVAGIALGKVAPGIARSLDGMAIYVNDAPVISIPIAICLFFMMYPIMVKIDFGEVVKAGKSIRPVGLTLFINWAIKPFTMYAIASFFLGTLFLGFIGPDAVDYVKAPLGSDLEVGATYGAGEVVLVEGVKMLQVPLWRSYLAGCILLGIAPCTAMVLVWGFLAKGNDGHTLVMVAINSLTMLVLYGVLGGFLLGVGQLPVPWQALLLSIGVYVALPLVAGYLSRKWLIATKGEAWFRDKFLRYLTPITITALLATLVLLFSFKGETIVENPLTILWIAIPLTIQTLVIFALGYGISKAMGFTYESAAPTAMIGASNHFEVAIATSTMLYGLSSGAALATVVGVLIEVPLMLGLVKFCLQTKSWFPAEGSVADNEKVPSHV; encoded by the coding sequence GTGACTCAACCACCAGCCTGTCCAGCGGATGAGAAGGGCATTGGATTCTTTGAGCGTTACCTGACCGTCTGGGTAGGGCTTTGCATCGTTGCCGGGATTGCTTTGGGCAAGGTCGCTCCCGGCATCGCACGGTCGCTCGATGGGATGGCGATTTATGTAAACGATGCTCCGGTGATTTCTATCCCGATCGCCATCTGCCTGTTCTTCATGATGTACCCGATCATGGTCAAGATTGATTTCGGCGAAGTGGTCAAAGCCGGTAAGTCGATTCGGCCCGTTGGTTTGACACTGTTTATCAACTGGGCCATCAAGCCCTTCACGATGTACGCGATCGCAAGTTTCTTCCTGGGGACACTCTTTCTAGGTTTCATCGGTCCCGATGCTGTTGACTATGTGAAAGCTCCATTGGGCAGCGATCTTGAGGTCGGGGCAACCTACGGTGCGGGCGAGGTGGTCTTGGTCGAAGGCGTGAAGATGTTGCAGGTTCCACTCTGGCGAAGCTACTTGGCCGGATGCATTCTGTTAGGCATTGCACCGTGCACGGCGATGGTGCTGGTTTGGGGGTTTCTGGCGAAGGGCAACGACGGACACACGTTGGTGATGGTCGCGATCAACTCGCTGACAATGCTTGTGCTGTACGGAGTCTTGGGTGGGTTTCTGCTCGGTGTCGGCCAGCTACCCGTCCCCTGGCAAGCGTTGCTATTGTCGATCGGTGTTTATGTCGCCCTGCCCTTGGTGGCCGGTTACCTTTCGCGCAAATGGTTGATCGCGACCAAGGGAGAAGCTTGGTTTCGTGACAAGTTTTTGCGTTACCTAACGCCTATCACGATCACCGCGCTTTTGGCAACACTCGTGCTGTTGTTTTCATTCAAGGGCGAAACGATTGTTGAAAACCCACTCACGATTCTGTGGATCGCGATTCCGTTAACGATCCAAACCTTGGTGATCTTTGCTCTCGGGTACGGGATCAGCAAAGCGATGGGATTCACCTACGAATCTGCCGCTCCGACGGCGATGATCGGTGCGTCGAATCATTTTGAAGTGGCGATCGCAACATCAACCATGTTGTACGGATTGTCGTCGGGGGCTGCTCTCGCGACCGTCGTCGGCGTGTTGATCGAAGTTCCCTTGATGTTGGGCTTGGTCAAGTTTTGTCTCCAGACGAAAAGTTGGTTTCCTGCTGAAGGCTCCGTCGCCGACAATGAAAAAGTTCCCAGTCACGTTTGA
- a CDS encoding PEP-CTERM sorting domain-containing protein, with the protein MSNTSSVSALNQAFISVIAIVMQFAFAPASQGAVSIEFSAQTDGVGTSYHWAFYDFFDPADGIQSVDVSSPTGGTLGMPFDNYVDFRNAVTGQWTIEASFNNGNPDAELMFEVTDLPDVFPLISPVILSPGEGDTVQSGQSFFPTLDPATVGTGFLSRTRFNSPDLTASFETGGTYNGFRATLNAGVSEADFRFAYTNIEQASDLASNFSGDDTLLEGIDYLFGSGTRTVNVTAVPEPGTALAMLAIVTAGLIRRQRR; encoded by the coding sequence ATGTCAAACACGAGCAGCGTTTCCGCGTTGAACCAAGCTTTCATTTCGGTCATTGCAATTGTGATGCAGTTTGCGTTTGCTCCGGCTTCCCAGGGCGCGGTTTCCATCGAGTTCTCTGCACAGACCGATGGAGTGGGGACATCCTATCACTGGGCGTTCTACGACTTTTTTGATCCGGCAGATGGGATCCAGTCAGTCGACGTCAGCAGCCCGACGGGCGGAACCCTCGGAATGCCGTTCGACAATTACGTTGACTTCCGAAATGCGGTCACGGGTCAGTGGACGATTGAAGCCAGCTTTAACAACGGGAATCCTGACGCCGAATTGATGTTTGAAGTGACTGATTTGCCTGACGTCTTTCCGCTTATATCCCCAGTGATCCTTTCCCCCGGTGAAGGCGACACGGTCCAATCCGGTCAATCCTTTTTCCCGACGCTCGATCCAGCGACGGTTGGAACAGGCTTTTTAAGCCGCACGCGATTCAACTCACCCGACCTAACAGCAAGCTTTGAAACAGGCGGAACGTACAACGGTTTCCGTGCGACATTGAACGCAGGTGTCTCGGAGGCGGATTTCCGATTCGCGTATACAAATATCGAACAGGCCAGCGACCTGGCGTCGAATTTCAGTGGCGATGATACACTTTTAGAAGGGATCGACTATCTCTTCGGATCGGGAACTCGCACGGTGAACGTCACCGCTGTACCGGAACCAGGAACGGCATTGGCGATGTTGGCGATCGTGACGGCCGGCTTGATACGCCGCCAGCGTCGCTAG
- a CDS encoding HNH endonuclease — protein sequence MICHTVPRSAGGSDDVANFAWACPSCNLHKSDQTIVTASDSPEPVVTPRELVLLWTSLDEAMRQAILTIARRSKLS from the coding sequence ATGATCTGCCATACCGTCCCGCGATCTGCTGGCGGATCGGATGACGTCGCGAATTTTGCCTGGGCTTGCCCAAGCTGCAACCTTCACAAGTCCGATCAGACAATCGTCACCGCATCTGATTCGCCAGAGCCGGTTGTCACGCCACGCGAGTTGGTGCTGCTGTGGACCTCTCTGGACGAAGCAATGCGGCAAGCGATACTGACGATCGCTCGACGATCCAAATTGTCGTGA